Genomic window (Thermodesulfovibrionia bacterium):
TTTTTTAATGCCCAATTCCTTTAGAGCGTTATACCTTCTTTCTCCATCAATAAGTAAATATTTCTCCTCATCAATTTTTTGAACAACCAATGGAACTATTAAGCCAAATGTTTTTATTGATCGCTTTAAATATTCAAAATGTTCATCTTCACTTCTTACATATTGGCCTCTTGGATTTTGAGGGTTTTTTGTAATTTTTGAAATCTCAATTTCATCTAGATGTAAATTTAATATTGATTCCATGTTTTTCCTCTCTTTTTCTATTTGCTTTTTAGATATTTAGAAATAAAATATGTATTCGAGGTTTGTGTGAAATCAAAAGATACTTTTTTGACTTCATGTAATGTGCAATTGATTAGGTCTGCTGAGTCTAAATCAAAAAGTACTATGTTGTGTCCTTTTCCTAGTGAACTTCTATAGCCGATTCCATTAAATCCATTATTTTTAAAGAACTCTGCCAATATTTGCGTTGGAACATAATCGGCTGTGTTTTCATTAATAGTAATTGGTCGTGAAAATGCCCTATCTATGTC
Coding sequences:
- a CDS encoding ParB N-terminal domain-containing protein — translated: MESILNLHLDEIEISKITKNPQNPRGQYVRSEDEHFEYLKRSIKTFGLIVPLVVQKIDEEKYLLIDGERRYNALKELGIKK